A section of the Anaerotignum faecicola genome encodes:
- a CDS encoding glycosyltransferase family 2 protein has product AINTPFLRYLSVRLLHAPVISLTAHHHFTDTTNAFRGHSRNYLTNPKVQPLRDIFNTYELLAYLSTRASQIGLRVCEVPVTRAYPIKGKVPTKISFLKGNSELLKILFSNMLGKYNPQK; this is encoded by the coding sequence GGCAATTAATACCCCTTTTCTTCGATATTTATCGGTACGTTTGCTTCATGCTCCGGTTATTTCACTAACAGCCCACCATCACTTTACCGATACTACCAATGCATTTCGCGGACATTCAAGGAATTATTTAACCAATCCCAAGGTACAACCACTACGGGATATTTTCAATACATATGAGTTACTTGCATATTTGTCGACCAGAGCATCTCAGATAGGATTGCGTGTATGTGAAGTGCCAGTGACACGAGCTTACCCTATAAAAGGAAAAGTCCCCACTAAAATTAGTTTTTTAAAAGGAAATTCTGAACTGCTAAAAATACTATTTTCTAATATGCTTGGAAAATATAATCCACAAAAGTGA